Proteins encoded by one window of Chryseobacterium foetidum:
- a CDS encoding GLPGLI family protein: MLKKLTFFCLLWFQIFQSQDKYNNAELKIDYQMIISDHQGNNNGDDMRHVYDFTLLCNSLKSIYANSGLQNYYEFIRKSRGNRHIPGLDKSMYPKSKSSVYKNGESVVVTLPVGNQLYTFTEPKLKWETISNEKKEILGNQCLKAKAITDTGKLYYAWYCPTIPIPEGPFRFKGLSGLILEVHNEDKSLIIKATKIEKSKDIIESIAYVNTVNLKEKADFIKKRSEYIDNPNADQFSSPYKAYTLDGKEIKVDKRKSLKINESILLD; encoded by the coding sequence ATGTTAAAAAAACTCACATTTTTCTGTCTGCTCTGGTTTCAAATATTTCAGTCGCAGGACAAATACAATAATGCAGAGCTAAAGATTGATTATCAGATGATCATTTCAGATCATCAGGGCAATAATAATGGAGATGACATGCGACATGTATATGATTTCACCCTTTTATGTAATTCACTAAAATCAATTTATGCAAATAGTGGATTGCAAAATTATTATGAATTTATCCGAAAAAGCAGAGGAAACAGGCATATACCAGGTTTAGATAAAAGTATGTATCCAAAATCAAAAAGCAGCGTATATAAAAATGGCGAAAGTGTGGTTGTAACTTTGCCGGTTGGGAATCAACTATACACGTTTACTGAGCCTAAACTGAAATGGGAAACAATTTCAAATGAGAAGAAGGAAATTTTAGGAAATCAGTGTTTAAAAGCAAAGGCAATTACAGATACAGGCAAATTATATTATGCGTGGTATTGTCCCACAATTCCGATACCTGAAGGACCATTTCGTTTTAAAGGACTTTCGGGATTAATTTTAGAAGTGCACAACGAAGACAAAAGTCTTATCATCAAGGCAACTAAAATTGAAAAATCAAAAGATATTATTGAGTCTATTGCCTACGTTAATACAGTAAATTTAAAGGAAAAAGCTGATTTTATTAAGAAAAGATCAGAATATATTGACAATCCTAATGCCGATCAGTTTTCGTCACCGTACAAAGCCTACACCCTTGACGGCAAGGAAATAAAAGTGGATAAAAGAAAATCGCTAAAAATAAATGAAAGTATTCTTTTAGATTAA